AAAGTCCATTTTATAAAGCCTTGTCCGGACTGGTCATCTTGGCTGTGGTGGTCGCCGCTGCCGGTTTTTTGATCTATACCCTGTTGCCGCCCGGGACCCCTGTTTCTAGCCCTGCCAACACCTCGTCCGCGAAGACCAAAACAGCGCCAGCAGCCCCCAAACCGACTTTTGAGATTTATCCAAAAGAAAAGCCGCCGCCTGCCAAGCCGTTGGCTAAAGCAAAAATTCCAGAAACGATTCCCGAACCGCAGCCACACAAAAGCCTGCCATCTGTAGCGCTGATTATCGATGATTTGGGCTATGACAAAAAAATAGCCAAAAAATTCGCGCAATTGAATGTGGTTTTGACCTTTTCTATTTTGCCCCACAGTCCTTTTCAGCAAAAAACTGTCCGGCTGGCAGAATCAAAGGGATTGGAAATAATGCTGCATTTGCCGATGGAACCGGTTGAGTATCCCGCGGTGAACCCGGGCCCCGGAACGCTGTTGACTTCCATGTCCGCCGATGAATTGATTGCCCAACTTGATAAAAACCTTAACTCGCTGCCGGGAGTGAAAGGCGTCAATAACCACATGGGTTCCCGGTTAACCGCAGAATCGACCCAGCTGTATCAGATATTTTCAGTTTTGAAGAAACGAGGTCTTTATTTTATTGATAGCCGTACATCGGCGGATTCTTTGTGCGAACCATCCGCACGGCTGTTTCAGATACCATTCGCCCAGCGCGATGTTTTTCTCGACCATGACCCGACGCCGGAGTTTATCCGCAACCAGATCAAAGAACTGATACGGATTGCCAGACGCAACGGTCAGGCGGTGGGCATCCTCCACCCACACGCAACAACGTATCAGATATTACGGGAAATGTTGCCGGATCTGCAAAAAAAGGTTCATCTGGTGCCGGCTTCTAAAATTGTGCGCCCCGTCGGATGAAACCTCTCGATGGTAATATCCTTAAGCAATCATTAGAAATAATTCTTTGGCCTTGTATTGCCGGCCAAAAATCAGGTAAAATGGGTCATTGGACACCCGGGAAAAACTGTCGGGACCACAGGAAAAATGTTAAATTTTTGGGACGCATTGGTGGACAGACAAAGCCTTAACACTATGCTGAGCGAGTTGTCGGCATGAATGACACAGCACCTTTATACAATAGCCGTTTGATGAAGATCTATTTAGAGTTCCTCATCAAAAATTATCCAGAAGTCTCTATTGATGCGGTGTTGGATGCTGCCAGAATGACCCGCTTTGAGGTTGAAGATCCTGCGCATTGGTTTAATCAGGGCCAGATCGACAGGTTTCATGCAGCGCTCGTAGAAAAGACCGGCAATGCCAATATTGCCCGGGATGTCGGGCGCTATTCAGCAACATCAGCGGCTGCCGGTGCTGTCAAGCAGATTATCTTGGGATTAATGAGTTTGACGGCAACTTATCAACTTTCAGAGAAGCTGTACCCTTATATGAGTCGCGGCGCCAGCGTCAAAGCAAAAAAATTGAAGCCCAATGCTGTGGAAGTGACCGCCAAACCCAAACCCGGTGTCGCCGAAAAACCCTACCAATGTGCCAATCGGATGGGGACCCTGGAAGGTTTAGCCAAGCTGTTTACAGATACGCTGGCCACCGTTGAGCATCCTGCCTGTTTTCACAAGGGAGATGATTGCTGCCGCTACCTTATTAGCTGGACCAAACAGCCGCATTTGTTTTGGAAGCGGTTTCGCAATTATTTTTTGCTGGCCGCTGTTTTTTCCGTTCTGGTGCTTTTCTGGTTTGGATCCTCGCCGGTTTTGAGTACCGGGGCATTGTGCATCGCGCTGCTGACCGCAGCCATTTCCGTTTATTCGGAATTTCTTGCCAGAAAAGAGCTGACCCAGACACTAAAAACCCAAAAAACCGCCGCCGAAGATCATATTTTGGAAAGCAATATTCGCTACAACAATGCGTTGCTCGTACAGGAGATCGGCCAGGCGGCATCTAAAATATTGGCCATTGACGACCTGCTCAAAAGCATTGTCAGTGTTATGGAAAAGCGTCTTAATTACGATCGCGGCATGATCATGCTCGCAGAAGAGGACAAGTCCTTTTTGCGTTTCAGCGCCGGATACGGCCATACGCGCGAACAGGAAAAATTTTTAAAAAACCTTGAATTTAGCTTAACCAATCCGGAATCCAGGGGCCTATTTGTCCAGGCCATGCGGGAGGGCAAGCCGCGTTTAATTGAAGATATCAGGGAAATTGAAGACACACTGTCTCCGCGCAGCCTGGAATTTGCCAAACGCATGGGCGGTCAATCGGTAATCTGTGTCCCTATCGTTTACGAACAGGAACCGCTTGGGATTTTGGCTGTCGACAATATCAAATCCAAAGCACCGCTGCGGCAAACGGATGTTAATCTCTTAATCGGTGTCACATCCCAATTGGCAACCAGCATCATCAATGCCATGTCATTTAAAAAACTTGAGCAGAGCGAAAATAAATATCGCCAGCTGGTTGAAACTGCCAATAGTATTATCCTGAGAATGAACACGCGGGGCCGGATCACTTTTTCCAATGAATTTGCGCATCGATTCTTCGGCTATGCTGAAAATGAGATCATGGGTAAGGCT
The Desulfobacterales bacterium DNA segment above includes these coding regions:
- a CDS encoding divergent polysaccharide deacetylase family protein — translated: MAKRKPTRKKRRPKKPRKKAAAKSPFYKALSGLVILAVVVAAAGFLIYTLLPPGTPVSSPANTSSAKTKTAPAAPKPTFEIYPKEKPPPAKPLAKAKIPETIPEPQPHKSLPSVALIIDDLGYDKKIAKKFAQLNVVLTFSILPHSPFQQKTVRLAESKGLEIMLHLPMEPVEYPAVNPGPGTLLTSMSADELIAQLDKNLNSLPGVKGVNNHMGSRLTAESTQLYQIFSVLKKRGLYFIDSRTSADSLCEPSARLFQIPFAQRDVFLDHDPTPEFIRNQIKELIRIARRNGQAVGILHPHATTYQILREMLPDLQKKVHLVPASKIVRPVG
- a CDS encoding ATP-binding protein, which encodes MNDTAPLYNSRLMKIYLEFLIKNYPEVSIDAVLDAARMTRFEVEDPAHWFNQGQIDRFHAALVEKTGNANIARDVGRYSATSAAAGAVKQIILGLMSLTATYQLSEKLYPYMSRGASVKAKKLKPNAVEVTAKPKPGVAEKPYQCANRMGTLEGLAKLFTDTLATVEHPACFHKGDDCCRYLISWTKQPHLFWKRFRNYFLLAAVFSVLVLFWFGSSPVLSTGALCIALLTAAISVYSEFLARKELTQTLKTQKTAAEDHILESNIRYNNALLVQEIGQAASKILAIDDLLKSIVSVMEKRLNYDRGMIMLAEEDKSFLRFSAGYGHTREQEKFLKNLEFSLTNPESRGLFVQAMREGKPRLIEDIREIEDTLSPRSLEFAKRMGGQSVICVPIVYEQEPLGILAVDNIKSKAPLRQTDVNLLIGVTSQLATSIINAMSFKKLEQSENKYRQLVETANSIILRMNTRGRITFSNEFAHRFFGYAENEIMGKAAGEIMWPQRRITRQGFENWIQILQKDPDRPVVSENETKLKNNERAWIAWTYKPIFDDDGRFVEILCIGNDITELKLADIEKKDLQAQLQRAQKMEAIGTLAGGVAHDLNNILSGIVSYPELILMDLEEKSPLTKPILTIQKSGEKAAAIVQDLLTLARRGVAATEVVNINSIVSEYLLSPEYEKLLLDNPDVKVSRQLDANLLNILGSPVHLSKTIMNLVSNAAEAMPDGGHISIRTENRHEDKLLNAFDEIGKGDYVTLTVEDTGIGISPEDIERIFEPFYTKKSMGRSGTGLGMAVVWGTVKDHRGSIDIKSQEGEGTSITLYFPVTRQELDKDTELFDIEAIKGNGESILIIDDIADQRQIASEMLEKLGYTVTTVSSGEAAVDYLVNHKVDLIVLDMIMDPGIDGLETYQKILQIHPGQKTIIASGYSESERVKEAQRIGAGTYIKKPYLIEKFGRAVKAELNL